A single region of the Halorussus gelatinilyticus genome encodes:
- a CDS encoding mechanosensitive ion channel domain-containing protein, which yields MQVQWETLLREEFQYLLALLILVVGLIAGYVVGRLNQRLLTAAGVPEAVARTPFERTAQSLGTDTVSLVARLSSWFIYGVAVLIALNFADLLNAQLFWAGVLTFIPDLFIAILVFIVGFVVADKAELVVGERLRSVKLPEVGVLPRLVKYTIVYLAALVALGQLKVAIEALLILLAAYVFAVILFAAVAFRDLLRSSAAGVYLLLNQPYGIGDEVRVGDDRGIVQEVDVFVTHIENDGEEYIVPNSRVFEKGVVRIRE from the coding sequence ATGCAGGTCCAGTGGGAGACGCTTCTCCGCGAGGAGTTCCAGTACTTGCTGGCCCTGCTCATCCTCGTCGTCGGTCTCATCGCCGGCTACGTGGTCGGGCGACTGAATCAGCGTCTCTTGACCGCCGCGGGGGTACCCGAAGCGGTCGCGCGAACGCCCTTCGAACGAACTGCCCAGAGCCTCGGGACCGACACCGTGTCGCTGGTCGCGCGGCTGAGTTCGTGGTTCATCTACGGCGTGGCGGTCCTCATCGCGCTGAACTTCGCCGACCTCCTGAACGCCCAACTGTTCTGGGCCGGGGTCCTGACGTTCATCCCCGACCTGTTCATCGCCATCCTCGTCTTCATCGTCGGGTTCGTCGTGGCCGACAAGGCCGAACTCGTCGTCGGCGAGCGCCTGCGGTCGGTCAAACTCCCCGAGGTCGGCGTCCTCCCGCGACTGGTCAAGTACACCATCGTCTATCTGGCCGCGCTGGTCGCCTTGGGGCAGTTGAAGGTCGCCATCGAGGCACTGCTCATCCTGCTGGCAGCCTACGTCTTCGCGGTCATCCTCTTCGCGGCGGTGGCGTTCCGGGACCTCCTGCGCTCGTCGGCCGCCGGCGTCTACCTCTTGTTGAACCAACCGTACGGTATCGGCGACGAGGTGCGGGTCGGCGACGACCGCGGCATCGTCCAGGAGGTGGACGTGTTCGTCACGCACATCGAGAACGACGGCGAGGAGTACATCGTCCCGAACAGCCGCGTCTTCGAAAAGGGTGTCGTCCGCATCCGGGAGTGA
- a CDS encoding alpha/beta fold hydrolase, producing MKLRNVAAGVAGGLGAAALGNGLLSWKVGDLDPALEGRQGTYRWRGFDVAYTEAGDPDDPDVLLLHGVHAAASNKEFDQIFDQLAKTHHVVAPDLPGFGRSDRPPLTYSAALYTAFVTDFAEDVTEDAACVATSLSGAYATLAQHQSSPFTRLVLVAPTGDTGPRRTWLRSLIRSPLVGQALFNLLTSKRSLHFFDNREAYSTEASYTESDVDYQWETAHQPGARFAPASFVSGYLDPDVDLGEELVRLDVPVTIVWGRDATVSPLEEGEELAEQADAKLVVFDEAKLLPHAEHPGPFLDVLLDELTEEAVESEPGRA from the coding sequence ATGAAGCTACGAAACGTCGCGGCCGGAGTCGCCGGCGGCCTCGGAGCCGCCGCGCTCGGCAACGGACTGCTCTCGTGGAAGGTCGGGGACCTCGACCCCGCGCTAGAGGGCCGACAGGGGACATACCGCTGGCGGGGCTTCGACGTGGCTTACACCGAGGCCGGCGACCCCGACGACCCCGACGTACTGCTCCTGCACGGGGTCCACGCCGCCGCCTCGAACAAGGAGTTCGATCAGATTTTCGACCAACTCGCCAAGACCCACCACGTCGTCGCGCCCGACCTGCCGGGCTTCGGGCGCTCTGACCGCCCGCCGCTGACCTACTCCGCGGCGCTCTACACTGCCTTCGTCACCGACTTCGCCGAGGACGTGACCGAGGACGCGGCCTGCGTCGCCACCTCGCTGTCGGGGGCCTACGCGACGCTGGCCCAGCACCAGTCGAGTCCGTTCACCCGCCTCGTGCTGGTCGCGCCGACCGGCGACACCGGCCCGCGCCGGACGTGGCTCCGGTCGCTGATCCGGTCGCCGCTGGTCGGGCAGGCGCTGTTCAACCTGCTGACCAGCAAGCGCTCGCTCCACTTCTTCGACAACCGGGAGGCGTACTCGACGGAAGCGTCGTACACCGAGAGCGACGTGGACTACCAGTGGGAGACCGCCCACCAACCCGGCGCGCGCTTCGCGCCCGCCTCGTTCGTCTCGGGGTATCTCGACCCCGACGTGGACCTGGGCGAGGAGTTGGTGCGACTCGACGTGCCCGTCACCATCGTCTGGGGCCGCGACGCGACGGTCTCGCCGCTGGAGGAGGGCGAGGAACTGGCCGAGCAGGCCGACGCGAAGTTGGTCGTCTTCGACGAGGCGAAACTCCTGCCGCACGCCGAGCATCCCGGTCCGTTCCTCGACGTTCTGCTGGACGAACTGACGGAGGAGGCGGTCGAGTCCGAACCCGGCCGAGCGTAG
- a CDS encoding pyridoxamine 5'-phosphate oxidase family protein — protein MTKFTGAWSEREVEEYLRSATVPLRLACHRPDESLWMVALWYRYREGFFECSTWAEADVVTYLRNDAEVAFEVSENHPPYRGVRGNGSTGLSVDEDKGVLRDLLERYLGGTDSELAEWLLSPDREEVRIRVRPRRIHSWDYSDRM, from the coding sequence ATGACCAAGTTCACCGGCGCGTGGAGCGAGCGGGAGGTCGAGGAGTACCTCCGGTCGGCGACGGTTCCGCTCCGTCTCGCCTGTCATCGTCCGGACGAGTCGCTGTGGATGGTCGCGCTCTGGTATCGCTACCGCGAGGGCTTCTTCGAGTGTTCGACGTGGGCCGAGGCCGACGTGGTGACCTATCTCCGCAACGACGCCGAGGTCGCCTTCGAGGTGTCGGAGAACCACCCGCCGTACCGCGGCGTCCGGGGGAACGGTTCGACCGGTCTGTCGGTGGACGAGGACAAAGGCGTCCTCCGCGACCTGCTAGAGCGGTACCTCGGCGGCACCGACTCGGAACTCGCGGAGTGGCTCCTCTCGCCCGACCGCGAGGAGGTCCGCATCCGGGTCCGACCGCGCCGAATCCACAGTTGGGACTACAGCGACAGAATGTGA
- a CDS encoding DUF7139 domain-containing protein gives MFDDRRDEGVRWRAVARASALLLGSLVAVVGFVAATASLVAGFGVAKPHALRFGVLFGGVSLLAGFLALFGQCPDAARSGPLAGVGTAVAGVGVVLFWTAEWSGRVGQLPTVAIGTYALGVLTLFGAGFRTTPSDDEGETDRRGSDTLGGSVESVVTATEEERASDGDGSDERT, from the coding sequence ATGTTCGACGACCGGAGAGACGAGGGGGTTCGCTGGCGGGCGGTCGCCCGAGCGAGCGCCCTGCTCCTCGGGAGTCTAGTCGCCGTCGTGGGGTTCGTCGCGGCGACCGCCAGCCTCGTCGCGGGGTTCGGCGTGGCGAAACCGCACGCGCTCCGATTCGGCGTCCTGTTCGGGGGCGTCTCCCTGTTGGCGGGGTTTCTCGCGCTGTTCGGGCAGTGTCCCGACGCCGCCCGCTCCGGACCGCTCGCGGGCGTCGGCACCGCGGTCGCGGGCGTCGGGGTCGTTCTGTTCTGGACCGCCGAGTGGTCCGGGCGCGTCGGCCAGTTGCCAACCGTGGCGATCGGGACCTACGCGCTCGGCGTGCTGACGCTGTTCGGCGCGGGATTCCGGACCACGCCGAGCGACGACGAGGGCGAGACCGACCGCCGCGGGTCGGACACGCTCGGCGGGAGCGTCGAATCCGTCGTGACCGCGACTGAAGAGGAGCGAGCGTCCGACGGCGACGGGAGCGACGAGCGGACGTAA
- a CDS encoding DUF7344 domain-containing protein: MSLTDEGESRLTTDQAFDLLGDGERRRALAALREFEEAVSLDRLAEATAARRDAVTPVEATSDEVTPDQRERVAAMLHHAHLPRFEDAGVATYDPMAGEVELTEAADDLEPYFEVMEEYRESVQSESVRSD, translated from the coding sequence ATGTCCCTGACCGACGAAGGCGAGTCTCGATTGACGACCGACCAAGCCTTCGACCTGCTGGGCGACGGCGAGCGACGGCGCGCGCTGGCGGCCCTCCGGGAGTTCGAGGAGGCGGTGAGCCTCGACCGACTCGCGGAAGCGACCGCGGCCCGACGCGACGCGGTGACCCCCGTCGAGGCGACGTCCGACGAGGTGACGCCCGACCAGCGCGAGCGCGTCGCGGCGATGCTCCACCACGCCCATCTCCCGCGCTTCGAGGACGCCGGGGTGGCGACCTACGACCCGATGGCGGGCGAGGTCGAACTGACCGAGGCGGCCGACGACTTGGAGCCGTACTTCGAGGTGATGGAGGAGTACCGCGAGTCCGTACAGTCCGAGTCCGTGCGGTCGGACTAG
- a CDS encoding thiolase C-terminal domain-containing protein, which yields MTGVRVAGVGLTHFGKHPERTGRDLFAEASERAFADAGVDRADVEQLNFGNFMGELSEHQGHQGPLMAEAAGLTAPATRYESACASSGVAVREAVKDVRNGEADVMLVGGAERMNNLGTAGTTEALAIAADDLYEVRAGMTFPAAYALMARAYFEQYGGSREDLAEIAVKNHDNALENEFAQFQRAITVEDALEAPTIADPLGLYDACPITDGASAAVLVSDEYAEEHGLDAPVSITGTGQGGDKMALQDRRFLARTPAAERAAEEAYDDAGIGPQDVSVAEVHDCFTIAEVLAVEALDFYAPGEGIGAAARGETTRDGDRPVNLSGGLKAKGHPVGATGTSQVVEMTRLLRGDHPNSDAVPGEIGVAHNAGGTVASTTVHVLEVDR from the coding sequence ATGACAGGCGTACGAGTCGCAGGGGTCGGTCTCACCCACTTCGGCAAGCACCCCGAACGGACCGGCCGGGACCTCTTCGCCGAGGCGAGCGAGCGAGCGTTCGCCGACGCGGGCGTGGACCGGGCCGACGTCGAGCAGTTGAACTTCGGCAACTTCATGGGCGAACTGAGCGAGCATCAGGGCCACCAAGGCCCGTTGATGGCCGAGGCCGCAGGGCTGACCGCTCCGGCGACCCGCTACGAGAGCGCGTGCGCCTCCTCCGGCGTGGCGGTCCGCGAGGCCGTCAAGGACGTGCGAAACGGCGAAGCGGACGTGATGCTCGTCGGCGGGGCCGAGCGCATGAACAACCTCGGCACCGCGGGGACGACCGAAGCCCTCGCAATCGCGGCCGACGACCTCTACGAGGTCCGGGCGGGCATGACCTTCCCGGCGGCCTACGCGCTGATGGCCCGCGCCTACTTCGAGCAGTACGGCGGGAGCCGCGAGGACCTCGCCGAAATCGCGGTGAAGAACCACGACAACGCCCTGGAAAACGAGTTCGCGCAGTTCCAGCGCGCCATCACGGTCGAGGACGCGCTCGAAGCGCCGACCATCGCCGACCCCCTCGGTCTCTACGACGCCTGCCCCATCACCGACGGGGCGAGCGCCGCGGTCCTCGTCAGCGACGAGTACGCCGAGGAACACGGCCTCGACGCGCCGGTTTCGATTACCGGTACGGGGCAGGGCGGCGACAAGATGGCGCTACAGGACCGACGCTTCCTCGCTCGCACCCCCGCCGCCGAGCGCGCCGCGGAAGAAGCCTACGACGACGCCGGCATCGGCCCGCAGGACGTGTCGGTCGCCGAGGTCCACGACTGCTTCACCATCGCGGAGGTCCTCGCCGTCGAGGCGCTGGACTTCTACGCGCCCGGCGAGGGCATCGGCGCGGCGGCCCGCGGCGAGACGACCCGCGACGGCGACCGGCCGGTCAACCTCTCGGGCGGCCTGAAGGCCAAGGGCCACCCGGTCGGCGCGACCGGGACGAGCCAAGTCGTCGAGATGACGCGCCTGCTCCGGGGCGACCACCCCAACAGCGACGCCGTGCCCGGCGAAATCGGCGTGGCCCACAACGCGGGCGGCACGGTGGCGAGTACCACGGTTCACGTCTTGGAGGTGGACCGATGA
- a CDS encoding acyltransferase translates to MPDDIDQPDERDADPTRRHDRIARHATPGPGNSLQSWTTAKSPLRVALNYVVIVLARISPSLKLKNLLLRSIGVTVGEGVSWGLESTPDVFWPELVTVEDHAIVGYDATILCHEFLQDEYRTGEVRIGERAMIGAGAVVLPGVEIGEGASVAANSLVTQDVPPGETVAGVPAEPMGTEESAD, encoded by the coding sequence GTGCCCGACGACATCGACCAGCCAGACGAGCGAGACGCCGACCCTACCCGCCGCCACGACCGAATCGCCCGCCACGCCACGCCAGGGCCGGGCAACTCCCTCCAATCGTGGACGACGGCCAAGAGTCCGCTCCGGGTCGCGCTGAACTACGTCGTCATCGTCCTCGCGCGCATCTCGCCGAGCCTCAAACTCAAGAATCTCCTCCTGCGGAGCATCGGCGTGACCGTCGGCGAGGGCGTCTCGTGGGGGCTCGAATCGACGCCGGACGTGTTCTGGCCCGAACTCGTCACGGTCGAGGACCACGCCATCGTGGGTTACGACGCGACGATTCTCTGCCACGAGTTCCTGCAGGACGAGTACCGGACAGGCGAGGTCCGAATCGGCGAGCGCGCGATGATAGGCGCGGGAGCCGTCGTCCTGCCGGGCGTCGAAATCGGCGAGGGCGCGAGCGTGGCCGCCAACTCGCTGGTCACGCAGGACGTGCCGCCCGGCGAGACGGTCGCGGGGGTCCCCGCGGAACCGATGGGGACCGAGGAGTCGGCCGACTGA
- a CDS encoding S1C family serine protease: protein MVGRHELTLLFVVVTVAVAPMAALGATTSTDGRVQATSPSLERGGQLNQQSGTAACDYSALYNQTIDSVVQIQTAQGSGSGFVFDAGNGSSFVVTNQHVVNQTSSVGVRFARGETRSGSVVGTSRLADLAVVRVDDTPEYVEALPVADSAPNPGDRVAAIGSPFGLETTITSGIVSGVNRTSPVGFPLPNSVQTDAPINPGNSGGPLVACDTGSVVGVNQAGGGDNIGFAIGASLVEQIVPALIQQGEYSFPLLGVQGVTLTQPLAEANDLNVSQGVYVVDTIDGTPAAEAFQGANDSTVVNGQRIPVGGDVIVAIGNQSVSSREDLLSYLFTQTRPGDTVQVTVLRDGSRQTINVTVTERPTQEQQ from the coding sequence ATGGTGGGGAGACACGAGTTGACACTGCTTTTCGTCGTCGTCACCGTCGCCGTCGCTCCGATGGCGGCGCTCGGCGCAACGACATCGACGGACGGTCGCGTGCAGGCGACGAGTCCGTCGCTCGAACGTGGAGGACAGCTAAACCAACAATCGGGAACCGCGGCGTGCGACTACTCGGCGCTGTACAACCAGACGATAGATTCGGTCGTCCAAATCCAGACCGCTCAGGGGAGCGGGTCCGGGTTCGTCTTCGACGCCGGTAACGGGAGTAGCTTCGTCGTCACCAACCAGCACGTCGTGAATCAGACGTCGAGCGTCGGCGTCCGGTTCGCTCGCGGGGAGACCCGGAGCGGTTCCGTGGTCGGGACGTCTCGACTCGCGGACCTCGCGGTCGTCCGCGTGGACGACACCCCGGAGTACGTCGAGGCGCTTCCGGTCGCAGACTCGGCCCCGAATCCGGGCGACCGCGTCGCCGCTATCGGGAGTCCGTTCGGCTTGGAGACGACCATCACGTCGGGCATCGTCAGCGGGGTCAACCGGACGTCGCCGGTCGGGTTCCCGCTGCCGAACAGCGTCCAGACCGACGCGCCCATCAACCCCGGTAACAGCGGCGGACCGCTCGTCGCGTGCGACACCGGGTCCGTGGTCGGCGTGAACCAAGCCGGCGGCGGGGATAACATCGGGTTCGCCATCGGTGCGTCGCTCGTCGAGCAGATCGTGCCCGCGCTCATCCAGCAGGGCGAGTACTCGTTCCCGCTCCTCGGGGTGCAAGGAGTCACGCTGACCCAACCGCTCGCCGAGGCGAACGACCTCAACGTGAGTCAGGGCGTCTACGTGGTGGACACCATCGACGGAACGCCCGCCGCCGAGGCGTTCCAAGGTGCCAACGATAGCACGGTCGTGAACGGCCAACGGATTCCCGTCGGCGGAGACGTCATCGTCGCCATCGGGAACCAGAGCGTCTCGTCCCGCGAGGACCTGCTCTCGTACCTGTTCACTCAGACTCGGCCCGGTGACACCGTGCAGGTGACGGTCCTGCGCGACGGGTCTCGACAGACGATCAACGTCACGGTCACCGAGCGTCCGACGCAGGAACAACAGTAG
- a CDS encoding transcription initiation factor IIB family protein: MYRARDHVENERWLAEIEECADRLGLDTAARSRATDLFLTTVSEWDAPNDRDADSRRAVVAASLYAGSLIEGDQRSQSEVAEAVGVARLTIQQRWKDLLEAAGLQPPSW; this comes from the coding sequence GTGTATCGGGCACGCGACCACGTCGAAAACGAGCGGTGGCTGGCGGAAATCGAGGAGTGCGCCGACCGACTGGGGCTGGACACCGCCGCTCGCTCGCGGGCGACCGACCTCTTCCTCACGACCGTCTCGGAGTGGGACGCGCCGAACGACCGCGACGCCGACTCCCGGCGCGCGGTCGTCGCGGCCAGCCTCTACGCGGGGTCGCTCATCGAGGGAGACCAGCGCTCGCAGAGTGAAGTCGCCGAGGCCGTCGGCGTCGCCCGACTGACGATTCAGCAACGCTGGAAGGACCTGCTGGAGGCGGCCGGTCTCCAACCGCCGTCGTGGTGA
- the purD gene encoding phosphoribosylamine--glycine ligase: MSETVLLVGGGGREHAIARALGDSDADLYACAGNRNPGIAALAEEFETLETTNPKAVVAYAEDVGATLAVVGPEGPLAAGVADALDDAGIYAFGPNEAEARIETDKAFQRRFMRQHDVPGCPDFETFDDMEKACEYIDEYDGDLAVKPAGLTGGKGVRVIGDQVTAAEAKEYLRNADYDRVVLEERLVGEEFTVQAFVANGDLRVTPAVQDHKRAYEGDEGPNTGGMGSYSDAGLALPFMDEDDYAEAVDVLKATVGALDDYKGVLYGQFMLTAEGVKVVEFNARFGDPEATNTLPVLNTDFLDVLVAAREGEALPELSFAPKATVCKYAVPEGYPTNPEAGAKVEISEENAGDALLFYASVDEREDGIYTTTSRAFAVVGVADTITDAEEIAEDALAVAGEEGLDVRHDIGKPDLVQRRIDHMASLRGE, translated from the coding sequence ATGAGCGAGACAGTCCTGCTGGTCGGCGGCGGCGGACGTGAACACGCCATCGCCCGCGCGCTCGGCGACAGCGACGCAGACCTCTACGCCTGCGCGGGCAACCGCAACCCCGGCATCGCGGCGCTCGCCGAGGAGTTCGAGACGCTGGAGACGACCAACCCGAAGGCCGTCGTCGCCTACGCCGAGGACGTGGGCGCGACCCTCGCGGTCGTCGGTCCCGAGGGACCGCTCGCGGCGGGCGTCGCCGACGCGCTGGACGACGCCGGAATCTACGCGTTCGGCCCGAACGAGGCCGAGGCCCGTATCGAGACCGACAAGGCGTTCCAGCGGCGGTTCATGCGCCAGCACGACGTTCCCGGCTGTCCGGACTTCGAGACGTTCGACGACATGGAGAAGGCGTGCGAGTACATCGACGAGTACGACGGCGACCTCGCGGTCAAACCGGCCGGACTGACCGGCGGCAAGGGCGTCCGCGTCATCGGCGACCAAGTGACGGCGGCGGAGGCCAAGGAGTACCTCCGGAACGCCGACTACGACCGCGTGGTCCTCGAAGAGCGACTCGTCGGCGAGGAGTTCACCGTCCAAGCGTTCGTGGCGAACGGCGACCTGCGCGTGACTCCCGCAGTGCAGGACCACAAGCGCGCATACGAGGGCGACGAGGGACCGAACACCGGCGGGATGGGCAGTTACAGCGATGCGGGCCTCGCGCTCCCGTTCATGGACGAGGACGACTACGCCGAGGCGGTGGACGTGCTGAAGGCCACCGTCGGTGCGCTGGACGACTACAAGGGCGTCCTCTACGGCCAGTTCATGCTCACCGCCGAGGGCGTGAAGGTCGTGGAGTTCAACGCCCGCTTCGGCGACCCCGAGGCGACGAACACCCTGCCCGTCCTCAACACCGACTTCCTCGACGTGCTGGTCGCGGCCCGCGAGGGCGAGGCCCTGCCCGAACTCTCGTTCGCACCGAAGGCGACGGTCTGCAAGTACGCCGTGCCCGAGGGGTACCCCACGAACCCCGAGGCCGGTGCGAAGGTCGAAATTTCCGAGGAGAACGCCGGAGACGCGCTCCTGTTCTACGCCAGCGTGGACGAGCGCGAGGACGGCATCTACACGACCACCTCCCGCGCGTTCGCCGTGGTCGGCGTCGCCGACACCATCACCGACGCCGAGGAGATCGCCGAGGACGCGCTCGCGGTCGCCGGCGAGGAGGGCCTCGACGTGCGCCACGACATCGGAAAGCCCGACCTCGTGCAACGGCGCATCGACCACATGGCGAGTCTGCGCGGCGAGTAG
- a CDS encoding DUF7282 domain-containing protein, whose protein sequence is MTRKTVVLAIAALMVVGTSAALAVGSGPAATDEAPLAQETETTTAANETVETTADETTMEETTMQETTTAEGQVGAESARITFLNQTAGYTFTNGEPNTTSVLIERVVVPEGGFLVVHQAQNATGEYATEGQVEVGSVVGNSTYLEPGVHSNVVVELNGTVNNSQTLVAMAHQDTNDNRQYEFPEADGPYTQNGSAVIDTGYVIIEYDATDLTFGDDGNQTTTEA, encoded by the coding sequence ATGACACGCAAGACAGTAGTACTCGCTATCGCCGCGCTGATGGTCGTCGGCACCTCGGCCGCGCTCGCGGTCGGGTCCGGTCCGGCCGCGACCGACGAGGCACCGCTCGCACAGGAGACAGAGACGACGACGGCGGCCAACGAGACCGTCGAGACGACGGCCGACGAGACGACGATGGAAGAGACGACGATGCAGGAGACCACGACGGCCGAAGGACAGGTCGGGGCCGAGTCGGCCCGAATCACGTTCCTGAACCAGACCGCGGGCTACACCTTCACCAACGGTGAGCCGAACACGACGAGCGTGCTCATCGAGCGCGTCGTCGTCCCCGAGGGCGGCTTCCTCGTCGTCCACCAAGCGCAGAACGCGACCGGTGAGTACGCCACCGAGGGCCAAGTCGAGGTCGGTAGCGTCGTCGGTAACTCGACGTACCTCGAACCCGGCGTCCACAGCAACGTGGTCGTCGAACTGAACGGCACCGTCAACAACAGCCAGACGCTGGTCGCCATGGCCCATCAGGACACGAACGACAACCGGCAGTACGAGTTCCCCGAGGCCGACGGTCCGTACACGCAGAACGGCTCGGCCGTCATCGACACCGGCTACGTCATCATCGAGTACGACGCCACCGACCTGACGTTCGGCGACGACGGGAACCAGACGACGACCGAAGCGTAA
- the dacZ gene encoding diadenylate cyclase DacZ → MADLNELLGDVTEDADAVFLFSPSGSYYDRYGDLDDDADLVVVGPENSVGADTFVELPLEFDDVRERIRFGIEGGMEQGVVEDGDVVVCVVSMFDEGTDTVTRARANDSIHSGVYDLFANSRGDPGVIRDVFEVAIELGKKGQKGKPVGALFVVGDAGKVMNKSRPLSYNPFEKSHVHVGDPIVNVMLKEFSRLDGAFVISDAGKIVSAYRYLEPSAEGVDIPKGLGARHMAAGAVTRETNATAIVLSESDGLVRAFKGGELVLELDPEEY, encoded by the coding sequence ATGGCTGACCTGAACGAACTCTTGGGGGACGTGACGGAGGACGCCGACGCCGTCTTCCTGTTCTCACCCAGCGGGTCCTACTACGACCGGTACGGGGACTTGGACGACGACGCGGACCTCGTCGTCGTCGGTCCCGAGAACTCGGTCGGTGCCGACACGTTCGTGGAGTTGCCCTTGGAGTTCGACGACGTACGCGAGCGCATCCGGTTCGGAATCGAAGGCGGAATGGAGCAGGGCGTCGTCGAGGACGGCGACGTAGTGGTCTGTGTGGTGAGCATGTTCGACGAGGGCACCGACACGGTGACCCGCGCGCGGGCCAACGACTCCATCCACTCGGGCGTCTACGACCTGTTCGCCAACTCGCGGGGCGACCCCGGCGTCATCCGCGACGTGTTCGAGGTCGCCATCGAACTCGGGAAGAAGGGCCAGAAGGGCAAGCCGGTCGGCGCGCTGTTCGTCGTCGGCGACGCCGGGAAGGTGATGAACAAGTCCCGGCCGCTCAGTTACAACCCCTTCGAGAAGTCCCACGTCCACGTCGGCGACCCCATCGTGAACGTGATGCTCAAGGAGTTCTCCCGTCTCGACGGCGCGTTCGTCATCTCCGACGCGGGCAAAATCGTCTCGGCCTATCGGTATCTCGAACCATCCGCCGAGGGCGTGGACATCCCCAAGGGTCTCGGCGCGCGCCACATGGCGGCCGGAGCCGTCACGCGTGAGACCAACGCGACGGCCATCGTCCTCTCGGAGAGCGACGGGTTGGTCCGGGCGTTCAAGGGCGGCGAACTGGTGCTCGAACTCGACCCGGAGGAGTACTGA
- a CDS encoding Zn-ribbon domain-containing OB-fold protein: protein MSDRTGEGERVRDDGFDDFLDAVESGEGYYLECPEGHGSLPPRRVCPHCGATDLEETPLPETGEIETYTEVHVPAPSFADDAPYVTAVTDFGGARLTGIVRDTDAVTVGTEVALDVAETETADERVLVFRVR from the coding sequence ATGAGCGACCGAACCGGCGAGGGCGAGCGCGTCCGCGACGATGGCTTCGACGACTTCCTCGACGCCGTCGAGTCGGGCGAGGGCTACTATCTCGAATGTCCCGAGGGTCACGGGTCGCTCCCGCCACGGCGGGTCTGCCCCCACTGCGGCGCGACCGACCTCGAAGAGACGCCGCTCCCCGAGACCGGCGAAATCGAGACCTACACCGAGGTCCACGTCCCCGCGCCCTCGTTCGCCGACGACGCGCCCTACGTGACGGCGGTTACGGACTTCGGCGGCGCTCGACTGACGGGAATCGTGCGCGACACCGACGCCGTGACGGTCGGAACCGAGGTCGCGCTCGACGTGGCCGAGACCGAGACCGCGGACGAACGCGTCCTCGTCTTCAGAGTGCGCTGA